A single genomic interval of Dehalococcoidales bacterium harbors:
- a CDS encoding pseudouridine synthase has translation MAQQPIIKLLTASGIGSRRKIAAVIKRGGVAINGKVAESFNEPVDSARDVITIDGKRASYKKEPDVYLMLNKPKGIVSSTSDDRGRKTVIDILPEKYRDIRIYPVGRLDKDSTGLVLLTNDGDLTFRLTHPRFEQEKEYLVQIDGELNLEEIAELAKGIYLDDGKTHPAKVKVSRYPPFSYSIAIHEGKKHQVRRMFAALGHDVLELKRIRLGSLRLNRLPDGEIRELSPAEVESLSKGAMRQKVR, from the coding sequence ATGGCACAACAGCCCATAATCAAGTTACTTACAGCTTCCGGAATTGGCTCTCGCAGAAAAATCGCAGCTGTTATCAAGAGAGGCGGCGTAGCCATCAACGGTAAAGTAGCCGAGAGCTTTAATGAACCGGTTGATAGCGCCAGGGATGTTATCACTATTGATGGTAAACGTGCTTCATACAAAAAAGAACCTGATGTTTATCTGATGCTCAATAAACCCAAGGGCATTGTTTCCAGCACCAGTGATGACAGGGGGAGAAAAACGGTCATCGACATCCTCCCGGAGAAATACCGGGACATCCGGATTTACCCGGTTGGCCGCCTGGACAAAGACTCCACAGGCCTGGTTCTCCTGACTAATGACGGCGACCTTACTTTTCGATTGACCCATCCCCGTTTTGAACAAGAAAAAGAATACCTGGTTCAAATCGACGGAGAACTGAATCTGGAAGAAATAGCCGAGTTGGCGAAGGGAATCTACCTGGATGATGGTAAGACCCATCCGGCTAAGGTCAAGGTATCCAGATATCCACCCTTCAGCTACTCCATAGCCATCCATGAAGGCAAGAAACATCAGGTGCGTCGGATGTTTGCCGCTCTGGGACACGATGTGCTGGAGTTGAAAAGGATACGCCTGGGTAGTCTGAGGTTAAATAGACTACCGGATGGCGAGATTCGCGAACTCAGTCCCGCGGAGGTTGAATCACTCAGCAAGGGAGCAATGAGACAAAAAGTACGATGA
- a CDS encoding trypsin-like peptidase domain-containing protein, producing MNSNRSVPMMKMQQRIVLTSLVAVALSASLLFSGCAASIPLASATPDVIPNETVTTANAVPVISLYDEEAIVTLYSQAIPAVVEINTVVGGNEYPSGLFRTPDVKGQGSGFFVDEEGHILTNYHVVDGASSISVTLHSSETVEAQIIGTDSENDLALLKVDPSNISNISPLLLGDSDSVKPGQMAIALGSPYGLEGSITVGIISGLGRNMAGAQTRSIPNMLQIDAAINPGNSGGPLLSSKGAVIGINTAIEASSNSIGFAIPINNAKSLLPALLQGGEVGTPWLGISGTEIDQTLASKLDLNTDHGVYVVSVMPDSPAERAGLVPSGIDQGSPTSGGDIIIAIDEHEVATVSDLLQYLNTKDVGEQVYLTVIRGNETIAVEVTLDEWPQDVAFSQD from the coding sequence ATGAACTCGAATAGATCCGTACCGATGATGAAGATGCAGCAGCGGATAGTTCTAACCTCGCTTGTTGCCGTAGCCCTGTCGGCATCCCTTCTGTTCTCCGGTTGCGCTGCGAGCATCCCTCTGGCCTCGGCTACTCCTGATGTAATCCCGAACGAAACTGTAACAACTGCCAACGCCGTGCCGGTAATATCGCTTTACGATGAAGAGGCAATCGTAACACTCTATAGCCAGGCGATTCCAGCAGTAGTCGAGATAAATACCGTAGTCGGCGGTAACGAATACCCCTCCGGCTTATTCCGTACTCCTGATGTAAAAGGACAAGGCTCCGGATTCTTTGTCGATGAAGAAGGCCATATTTTAACCAATTATCACGTAGTGGACGGCGCTTCCAGCATAAGCGTTACCCTGCACAGCAGCGAGACGGTAGAAGCTCAAATAATCGGCACCGACAGTGAGAACGACCTGGCACTGCTGAAGGTAGACCCAAGCAATATTAGCAACATTAGCCCGCTCCTTCTGGGTGATTCTGACAGTGTTAAGCCGGGCCAGATGGCGATTGCGCTCGGTTCACCCTACGGACTGGAAGGTTCCATCACCGTCGGTATTATCAGCGGTTTGGGAAGAAACATGGCCGGCGCTCAGACAAGGTCAATACCCAACATGTTACAGATCGACGCCGCCATAAATCCGGGAAATTCCGGCGGTCCTCTTCTAAGCTCAAAAGGTGCGGTAATCGGCATAAATACTGCTATTGAAGCTTCTTCAAACAGCATCGGCTTCGCCATCCCCATCAACAACGCCAAGTCTCTGCTGCCGGCACTGCTTCAAGGCGGCGAGGTCGGCACCCCATGGCTGGGCATCAGCGGCACGGAAATCGATCAAACACTGGCTTCAAAGCTCGATTTGAACACCGACCACGGGGTATATGTAGTCTCGGTGATGCCGGATAGCCCTGCCGAGCGGGCCGGACTGGTCCCAAGCGGCATCGATCAGGGTAGTCCAACCTCAGGAGGTGACATCATCATTGCGATTGACGAACATGAGGTAGCCACAGTGTCCGACCTCCTGCAGTATCTCAATACTAAGGATGTCGGGGAGCAAGTTTACCTAACTGTAATCAGAGGGAATGAGACAATAGCGGTGGAGGTAACCCTCGACGAATGGCCGCAGGATGTGGCATTCTCACAGGACTAA
- a CDS encoding GNAT family N-acetyltransferase, with protein MNPETYQYPQQYETEAVLKDGSSILLRPIKKDDVQLWLDFVGRLSPHTKYLHFQHVPNLAAEDAVRACSVDYDNTFAIVAEVMESRRKKIVGIGRYYRLPDRHSAEVTFITEDAHQGKGIATRLLGLLVDIARDRGIDRFETDVLAEEGQLAFFRNYGFHIVRSIQSDVHRISFSVAQTEQVIRKEEARESAATIASLRYILSPRSVAVIGASRDKDSIGNVLFRCILQSDFSGVIYPVNPNADAVVGVRTYPSVLDIPGNVEMAVIAVPASIVNRLAHDCGQKGVRALIVISDGFKETGPEGMARERELREICLGHGMRVVGPNCMGVINTEPAVGLNATFSTVYPPRGNVAFLSQSGAMGLAILEYARDLNMGISSFVSVGNRLDISPSDLLQYWEKDTATRVILLYLESFGNPEKFALIARRVSAKKPIVVVKSGTTKAGTHAAASHTGAMATSEVAAEVMFHHAGIVKVNTMEELFDVAALLSNQPLPKGNRLAIVTNGGGPGIIAADAAERNGLELPPVSEETAEKLGKVLKRKVTINNPLDTTAGASAEEFENILRILAGDKDNDAVLIIFVPPIVVNPEAIENALQRVAPVFWRRKKPLLACFLGRRGLQARIGTLGRLVPSFSFPEEAVASLARAVEYVDLQSKPKGVIPDIKGTEPVEAHKIVESALRAGVQRPIWLSAEEIIGLLNCYGIKMGETVMAETPDEAAAAAERLGFPVVVKLASTTIVHKTEVNGVVLDVTSSEGVKMAFDDIRKRLSGIGRKDEMQGVLIQKMVREGIETIIGVTHDPQFGPLIMFGLGGIYAELFKDTTIRLHPLTDVDAGDMIQSVKMAKLLSGYRGLPSSDTNALEDLLLRLSKMIEDVPQIVELDFNPVKVLPRGRGYYIADARILVG; from the coding sequence ATGAATCCTGAGACATATCAGTACCCGCAGCAATATGAAACCGAAGCAGTTTTAAAGGACGGATCGAGCATACTACTCCGACCGATAAAGAAGGATGACGTCCAGCTGTGGCTGGATTTTGTCGGACGGCTGAGTCCCCATACCAAATATCTGCACTTTCAGCATGTACCTAACCTGGCCGCCGAAGATGCCGTCAGGGCCTGCAGTGTAGACTATGACAATACCTTTGCCATCGTGGCCGAGGTGATGGAGTCCAGGCGTAAGAAAATAGTCGGTATCGGTAGATACTATCGCCTGCCCGATCGGCATTCTGCAGAAGTGACGTTTATAACCGAAGATGCTCATCAGGGCAAAGGTATCGCCACCAGACTTCTGGGACTGTTGGTCGATATTGCCCGTGACAGGGGCATCGACAGATTTGAGACAGATGTTCTGGCAGAAGAAGGGCAACTAGCTTTCTTTAGAAACTACGGGTTTCACATTGTCCGTAGTATACAGTCGGATGTTCATCGCATCAGCTTCTCCGTTGCTCAGACCGAGCAGGTAATCAGGAAAGAGGAGGCGAGAGAGTCCGCTGCTACCATCGCTTCGCTGCGGTACATTCTTTCACCTCGTTCAGTGGCCGTAATCGGAGCATCGCGTGACAAAGACTCTATCGGTAATGTGCTCTTCCGCTGTATCCTTCAGAGTGATTTTTCAGGCGTAATCTATCCGGTGAACCCGAATGCGGATGCGGTAGTCGGGGTGAGAACATATCCCTCGGTCCTGGATATACCGGGTAACGTGGAAATGGCCGTTATAGCCGTACCGGCATCTATAGTAAACAGGTTGGCTCATGATTGTGGCCAGAAGGGGGTACGGGCACTGATCGTTATTTCGGACGGGTTTAAAGAGACCGGTCCGGAGGGAATGGCCCGGGAAAGAGAACTGAGGGAAATCTGCCTCGGCCATGGCATGAGAGTGGTTGGGCCGAACTGTATGGGGGTCATCAATACCGAACCCGCTGTTGGTTTGAATGCAACCTTTTCAACAGTGTATCCCCCGAGGGGCAATGTTGCCTTTCTTTCCCAAAGTGGGGCTATGGGACTGGCAATACTTGAATACGCCAGGGATCTCAATATGGGCATTTCCAGTTTCGTGAGTGTCGGAAACCGATTGGACATTTCTCCATCCGATCTGCTGCAGTACTGGGAAAAGGACACGGCAACTAGGGTGATACTGCTTTATCTCGAGTCTTTTGGCAACCCGGAAAAGTTTGCCCTCATCGCCCGTAGAGTCTCGGCGAAGAAGCCGATTGTGGTGGTAAAGAGCGGAACCACCAAAGCAGGCACTCATGCTGCGGCATCCCACACCGGTGCTATGGCAACTTCGGAGGTGGCTGCCGAAGTAATGTTCCATCATGCCGGTATCGTAAAGGTTAACACCATGGAGGAGCTTTTTGATGTGGCGGCACTACTTTCCAACCAGCCCCTGCCGAAAGGAAACCGGCTCGCTATTGTCACCAATGGCGGTGGTCCTGGTATCATCGCGGCTGATGCTGCCGAACGTAATGGTCTGGAACTGCCGCCCGTCTCGGAAGAGACGGCAGAGAAACTGGGGAAGGTCTTGAAGCGCAAGGTTACGATAAATAATCCCCTGGATACTACTGCCGGAGCCAGTGCCGAGGAGTTCGAAAATATATTGAGAATTCTGGCTGGTGATAAGGATAATGATGCCGTGCTGATAATATTCGTGCCGCCGATAGTGGTTAATCCGGAGGCTATCGAGAATGCCTTGCAGCGGGTGGCACCGGTTTTCTGGCGGCGGAAAAAGCCGTTGTTGGCCTGTTTCCTGGGGCGCCGGGGCCTTCAGGCGAGGATAGGAACGCTGGGAAGATTGGTGCCCAGCTTTTCCTTCCCCGAAGAAGCGGTCGCTTCTCTGGCAAGAGCTGTAGAGTATGTTGATCTGCAGAGTAAACCGAAGGGGGTTATCCCGGATATTAAAGGTACCGAGCCGGTAGAGGCACACAAGATTGTAGAGTCGGCATTGAGGGCTGGAGTGCAGAGGCCAATCTGGCTCTCTGCAGAGGAGATAATAGGGCTTCTTAACTGCTACGGTATTAAGATGGGAGAGACGGTTATGGCGGAGACCCCGGATGAAGCAGCTGCCGCCGCAGAGCGTCTCGGTTTTCCGGTAGTAGTGAAGCTTGCCTCAACGACTATCGTTCATAAGACTGAAGTTAACGGAGTAGTGCTTGATGTGACTTCGTCCGAAGGCGTGAAGATGGCCTTCGACGATATCAGAAAGAGGTTATCAGGTATCGGCCGTAAGGATGAGATGCAGGGTGTGCTTATACAGAAGATGGTCAGGGAAGGAATAGAGACTATTATAGGGGTAACACATGATCCTCAGTTTGGGCCGTTGATTATGTTCGGTCTGGGTGGTATATATGCCGAACTGTTCAAGGATACGACCATACGCCTTCATCCGCTGACCGATGTCGATGCCGGCGATATGATACAGTCGGTAAAAATGGCGAAGCTGCTTTCCGGATACCGGGGATTGCCTTCCAGCGATACTAACGCTCTAGAGGACCTCTTGCTCAGACTTTCGAAAATGATAGAGGATGTTCCGCAAATTGTAGAGCTCGATTTTAACCCGGTTAAGGTGCTGCCGCGGGGGAGAGGTTACTATATTGCCGACGCCAGGATCCTGGTAGGATAG
- a CDS encoding SLC13 family permease, with amino-acid sequence MLDPSQIVTLCIFIGVFTFLIIGKVQRFIPVLIGAALTILVVFLGILRSPDTAIGVLNFAEIGRPTFWIAGHEPIMAHGVNWQTIFFIGGMMVLVEGLRAVGFFRWLCLYTARMVNYRIIPISIVFMLLAGVMSMFIDSITVLLFMASVIIELARILKFDPVPLIIATIFAANVGGSATMAGDPPNIIIGTSLGYTFNDFVVNTGPIAWTGMAAAVGYFYWRLRRDYAHTAVISANTAETQLKPQDAIINHRLYKIQLAIFITVVFLIITHAQSGLSMAMIGIIAALATIAAMGKETPSIMKGVDWRTLLFFIGLFICVGGLEETGILHLIAGFIGTTSGGNPFTMITIILWGSACASAVVDNIPFAATMVPIIVRLSQATGVALPSLAWPLALGADIGGNATPIGASANVVGVAIAEKAGYRVSWGRFLKYSLPITIIVLSICMLMLVTRYV; translated from the coding sequence ATGCTTGATCCCAGCCAAATTGTTACACTCTGCATCTTCATCGGGGTATTTACCTTTCTTATCATCGGTAAGGTACAACGCTTCATTCCTGTGCTTATCGGAGCCGCCCTCACCATTCTCGTCGTATTTCTCGGTATTCTGAGAAGTCCTGATACTGCCATCGGTGTACTTAACTTCGCCGAGATTGGTCGTCCTACCTTCTGGATAGCCGGACATGAACCGATAATGGCCCACGGCGTCAACTGGCAGACTATTTTCTTCATCGGCGGGATGATGGTTCTAGTAGAGGGATTAAGAGCAGTGGGTTTCTTCCGCTGGCTCTGCCTATATACTGCCCGGATGGTCAACTACCGTATCATCCCCATCTCTATTGTCTTCATGCTGCTTGCTGGTGTAATGTCAATGTTTATTGACAGTATCACTGTATTGCTCTTTATGGCATCGGTGATCATCGAGCTGGCACGCATATTAAAATTTGATCCTGTTCCGCTGATTATTGCCACGATCTTCGCGGCTAACGTCGGCGGCAGCGCCACTATGGCAGGTGATCCCCCCAACATCATAATCGGGACCAGTCTCGGCTATACCTTTAACGACTTCGTAGTTAATACTGGACCCATTGCCTGGACGGGTATGGCAGCAGCCGTAGGCTACTTCTACTGGCGCCTTCGCCGGGATTACGCTCATACTGCAGTCATCTCAGCTAACACTGCGGAGACACAACTGAAACCCCAAGACGCCATTATCAACCATCGACTCTACAAAATCCAATTGGCCATCTTCATCACGGTAGTATTCTTGATTATTACGCACGCTCAAAGCGGTCTCTCAATGGCGATGATCGGCATAATTGCCGCCCTAGCTACCATAGCCGCCATGGGCAAAGAAACACCATCAATTATGAAGGGGGTCGACTGGAGAACCCTGCTTTTCTTTATCGGACTCTTTATTTGTGTTGGCGGGCTTGAGGAAACCGGTATATTGCATCTTATTGCTGGCTTTATCGGAACAACCTCAGGCGGCAACCCGTTTACCATGATCACCATCATACTCTGGGGTTCAGCATGTGCTTCAGCCGTAGTGGACAACATTCCATTTGCCGCCACCATGGTTCCGATAATAGTTCGGCTATCCCAAGCCACCGGAGTAGCGCTACCTTCTCTGGCCTGGCCTTTGGCCCTGGGCGCTGATATCGGCGGTAATGCTACCCCAATCGGGGCATCAGCTAATGTCGTCGGCGTTGCTATTGCCGAGAAGGCAGGCTACCGGGTGAGTTGGGGCAGATTCCTCAAATACAGCTTGCCTATTACAATAATAGTACTTTCCATCTGTATGCTGATGTTAGTAACGAGATATGTATAG
- a CDS encoding IPT/TIG domain-containing protein, whose amino-acid sequence MRRKRFLKLLGMGAILTVLMSVFLPASPALAAGISIDPDEGRIGDEVEVEGTGFDPISSEEYRYVDIYFTAKTTTGAVPSTSSDINDEIRTYELLDSGVQADIDGEFTFEFDVPDRLRGGTVDADVHGGSYYVCVTYEDDVRVRARVEFTVITGEITDLDSDSGPVGTEVTLSGENFAENETITIMFDGSEVDIISGDDETDGSGDFDNTTFIIPLATAGEHTISVSDESLTEEALLEGSDEPPVFTVESSLDVSPVTGPPDDTATVSGTGFGNRADVDIMIDDVLVATATTDNKGSFSVIFTVPDITEGIYDLVAMDEDDNEAEMQFTVEVGTEIMVSPVTSAGAPGYVGQNVTISGVAFVPNSSVTITYTSTPIVVGTTTTNADGDFSFTFKVPKSQAGAHTISASDGTNSLQLPFYVESNAPPVPQLLLPEAATKAPATAVFDWSDVTDASGITYILQVAISQDFAASSLVLEKEGLTVSEYTLSKEESLPSRSLKEPYYWRVMAIDGAGNEGIWTNASDFSVGFSMPSWAVHVFWGIGVIAGTCIGYYQGKRRG is encoded by the coding sequence GTGAGAAGAAAAAGGTTTCTAAAGCTATTGGGGATGGGCGCGATACTGACGGTGCTCATGTCGGTGTTCCTGCCTGCCTCGCCGGCCTTGGCGGCAGGCATCAGCATTGACCCGGATGAGGGCAGGATTGGCGATGAGGTCGAGGTGGAAGGGACGGGTTTTGATCCCATATCCTCCGAGGAATATCGATATGTTGATATCTATTTTACGGCAAAAACGACCACGGGCGCAGTTCCGTCAACTTCATCCGATATTAATGATGAGATCAGAACCTACGAGCTATTGGACAGCGGAGTTCAGGCCGATATCGACGGAGAGTTCACCTTTGAATTCGATGTGCCCGATAGGCTCAGGGGCGGTACTGTCGATGCCGATGTCCATGGCGGCAGCTACTACGTCTGCGTCACCTATGAGGATGATGTTAGAGTCAGGGCGCGGGTGGAATTCACGGTTATCACCGGTGAAATCACGGACCTCGACTCTGACAGCGGGCCGGTTGGAACCGAGGTTACTCTCAGCGGCGAGAATTTCGCTGAAAATGAGACTATCACCATAATGTTTGACGGTAGTGAGGTGGACATCATCAGCGGTGATGACGAGACCGATGGCAGCGGTGATTTCGATAACACGACTTTTATCATCCCGCTTGCTACCGCCGGTGAGCATACCATCAGCGTCAGTGACGAAAGCCTGACCGAGGAAGCATTATTGGAGGGTTCGGACGAGCCGCCTGTCTTCACTGTGGAATCCTCGCTGGATGTCTCTCCGGTAACTGGGCCGCCCGATGATACCGCCACGGTGAGCGGTACAGGATTCGGGAACAGAGCTGATGTTGATATTATGATTGACGACGTACTGGTGGCAACTGCTACAACTGATAATAAGGGTAGCTTTTCGGTCATTTTCACCGTGCCCGACATTACCGAGGGTATCTATGACCTGGTAGCCATGGATGAGGATGATAACGAAGCAGAGATGCAGTTCACGGTAGAGGTAGGTACGGAAATTATGGTCAGCCCGGTGACAAGTGCCGGAGCTCCCGGTTATGTTGGACAGAACGTCACCATCAGTGGTGTGGCCTTTGTCCCTAACTCCAGTGTGACCATTACCTATACCTCTACCCCTATAGTGGTGGGTACAACTACGACCAACGCCGATGGCGATTTCTCCTTTACCTTCAAGGTTCCTAAGAGCCAGGCGGGCGCTCATACCATCTCGGCGAGCGACGGCACCAACTCACTGCAATTGCCTTTCTATGTTGAGTCTAATGCCCCGCCGGTGCCGCAACTCCTTCTCCCTGAGGCTGCTACCAAGGCCCCGGCAACCGCCGTTTTTGACTGGAGTGATGTCACCGATGCCAGCGGCATTACCTATATCCTGCAGGTGGCCATCAGCCAGGACTTCGCCGCGAGCTCACTGGTCCTGGAGAAGGAAGGGCTGACCGTCTCGGAATACACCCTGTCCAAGGAGGAATCTCTACCCTCCCGGTCGCTAAAAGAGCCCTATTACTGGCGGGTGATGGCGATTGACGGTGCTGGTAACGAGGGGATTTGGACGAATGCCAGTGACTTTTCGGTGGGGTTCTCAATGCCATCTTGGGCGGTGCATGTCTTCTGGGGTATCGGTGTGATTGCGGGTACCTGTATAGGATATTACCAGGGCAAGCGCCGGGGTTAG